One stretch of Pleomorphomonas sp. T1.2MG-36 DNA includes these proteins:
- a CDS encoding SDR family NAD(P)-dependent oxidoreductase, which yields MRTIVITGASDGIGAAAARQLKAGGHKVVLVGRSPAKTEALARALDAPFHVADYARLSEVKRLAGELAAYERIDVLANNAGGIMGPRTVTEDGFEKTFQVNHLAGFLLTRLLMDKLSASGAKVIQTSSFAANVWGRGFDVDDLDQRRGYSPTSAYGRSKLANILFTRELDRRHRADGIAAVAFHPGFVRSNFAEDTTFFMRWFYHTPLRYLATISPDTSARRLVRLAEGEPGRDWQPGEVYLKRAQMPVLFRDDGSVARALWQRSEEMVAPFLG from the coding sequence ATGCGGACCATCGTCATCACGGGCGCCAGCGACGGCATCGGCGCCGCGGCGGCGCGTCAGCTCAAGGCCGGCGGGCACAAGGTGGTGCTGGTCGGGCGCTCGCCGGCCAAGACCGAGGCGCTGGCACGGGCGCTCGACGCGCCGTTCCACGTGGCCGACTATGCCCGTCTCTCCGAGGTGAAGCGGCTGGCCGGCGAACTTGCCGCCTACGAGCGGATCGACGTGCTGGCCAACAATGCCGGCGGCATCATGGGGCCGCGCACGGTCACCGAGGACGGCTTTGAGAAGACCTTCCAGGTCAACCACCTCGCCGGCTTCCTGCTGACGCGTCTCCTGATGGACAAGCTCTCGGCGAGCGGCGCCAAGGTGATCCAGACCTCGAGCTTTGCCGCCAACGTCTGGGGGCGCGGCTTCGACGTCGACGACCTCGACCAGCGGCGCGGCTATTCGCCCACCAGCGCCTATGGCCGCAGCAAGCTGGCCAACATCCTGTTCACGCGCGAGCTGGACCGGCGCCACCGCGCCGACGGCATCGCCGCCGTGGCCTTCCATCCGGGCTTCGTGCGGTCGAACTTCGCCGAGGACACCACCTTCTTCATGCGCTGGTTCTACCACACCCCGCTGCGCTACCTCGCCACCATCAGCCCTGATACCAGCGCCCGCCGGCTGGTGAGGCTGGCCGAGGGCGAACCGGGCCGCGACTGGCAGCCGGGCGAGGTCTATCTCAAGCGCGCGCAAATGCCGGTGTTGTTCCGCGACGATGGAAGCGTGGCGCGGGCGCTGTGGCAGCGCAGCGAGGAGATGGTGGCGCCGTTCCTGGGGTGA
- a CDS encoding oxidoreductase — protein sequence MATFASKDQKTALVTGASSGIGKAAAQALRRAGYRVIGTSRKATPGGALGGVRMIVCDVTSDASVTAAVAEAQAELGRIDLVINNAGYAVSGAAEESSVEQVRALFDTNYLGVVRVTNEVLPVMRRQGSGRILNVGSVVGLIPGPFGAHYAATKHAIEGYSESLDHEVRRFGIRVAVIEPWATKTSIETNSPQGDRPIEAYRETFARYRAAFDAAMATGDTADDVAATILTAATTEVPRLRYPSGKAARQTSFARRFLPRALFDRILRKQFNIA from the coding sequence ATGGCGACGTTTGCATCGAAAGACCAGAAGACCGCGCTCGTGACCGGGGCGTCCAGCGGCATCGGCAAGGCGGCCGCGCAAGCGTTGCGCCGGGCCGGCTATCGGGTGATCGGCACCAGCCGCAAGGCCACCCCCGGCGGCGCACTCGGCGGCGTGAGGATGATCGTCTGCGACGTGACGTCCGACGCATCCGTCACCGCCGCCGTGGCTGAGGCGCAGGCCGAACTCGGCCGGATCGATCTCGTGATCAACAATGCCGGCTACGCCGTTTCCGGCGCGGCCGAGGAAAGCTCCGTCGAGCAGGTCCGCGCTCTGTTCGACACCAACTATCTCGGGGTGGTGCGGGTGACGAACGAGGTGCTCCCGGTCATGCGCCGGCAGGGCTCCGGCAGGATCCTGAACGTCGGGTCGGTCGTCGGCCTGATTCCCGGCCCCTTCGGCGCCCACTACGCGGCAACCAAGCACGCGATCGAAGGCTATTCGGAATCGCTGGACCATGAGGTCCGGCGGTTTGGCATACGGGTCGCCGTGATTGAACCCTGGGCGACGAAGACCTCCATCGAGACCAACTCGCCCCAAGGCGATCGCCCCATCGAGGCCTATCGCGAGACCTTCGCCCGGTACCGCGCGGCGTTCGACGCGGCCATGGCCACAGGCGACACGGCGGACGACGTCGCGGCCACCATCCTGACGGCGGCCACGACCGAGGTGCCCCGGCTGCGCTACCCCTCGGGCAAGGCCGCCAGACAGACCTCCTTCGCCCGGCGCTTCCTGCCGCGCGCGCTGTTCGACCGCATTCTGCGCAAGCAGTTCAACATCGCCTGA
- a CDS encoding cytochrome ubiquinol oxidase subunit I, whose protein sequence is MFGLTALELARIQFGFTISFHIVFPAITIGLASYLVVLEAMWLWKKDLVYRDLYHFWSKIFAVNFAMGVVSGLVMAYQFGTNWSYFSSFAGSITGPLLAYEVLTAFFLEAGFLGVMLFGWNKVGPGLHLFSTIMVALGTLISSTWILASNSWMQTPQGYEIVNGVVVPVDWLKVIFNPSFPYRLAHMVVAAFLATALFVGASGAWHLLRRNNTPRIRTMFSMAMWMVLFVTPLQILVGDMHGLNTLEHQPAKVAAMEGHWRNEPGAGAPLILFGWPDMEAEVTRYKLEIPRLGGLILTHSLDGQYQALSEFPKEDRPNSTVVFWSFRVMVGLGMLMLVLGLASAWLRWRGSFYEQRWFLRFATWMGPSGLIAILAGWYTTEIGRQPWIVYGVMRTKDAVSNHSAPVLSATLIAFIVMYFAVFGTGVSYMLKLVAKGPETSDDGEPPHDEGQAKRPARPLSAAPDDVDPAIN, encoded by the coding sequence ATGTTCGGCCTGACCGCGCTGGAACTGGCCCGCATCCAGTTCGGCTTCACCATTTCCTTCCACATCGTCTTTCCGGCCATCACCATCGGCCTCGCCAGCTACCTCGTGGTGCTGGAAGCGATGTGGCTCTGGAAGAAGGATCTCGTCTATCGCGACCTCTATCATTTCTGGTCGAAGATCTTCGCCGTCAACTTCGCCATGGGCGTCGTGTCGGGCCTGGTCATGGCCTATCAGTTCGGCACCAACTGGAGCTATTTCTCCTCCTTCGCCGGCTCGATCACCGGGCCGCTGCTGGCCTACGAGGTGCTGACCGCCTTCTTCCTGGAGGCGGGCTTCCTGGGCGTGATGCTGTTCGGCTGGAACAAGGTGGGGCCGGGGCTGCACCTCTTCTCCACCATCATGGTGGCGCTCGGCACGCTGATTTCCTCCACCTGGATCCTCGCCTCCAACAGCTGGATGCAGACGCCGCAGGGCTACGAGATCGTCAACGGCGTGGTGGTGCCGGTGGACTGGCTGAAGGTGATCTTCAACCCGTCCTTCCCCTACCGCCTCGCGCACATGGTGGTGGCGGCCTTCCTGGCGACGGCGCTGTTCGTCGGCGCGTCCGGGGCGTGGCACCTCCTGCGGCGCAACAACACGCCGCGCATCCGCACCATGTTCTCCATGGCCATGTGGATGGTGCTGTTCGTCACGCCCTTGCAGATCCTGGTCGGCGACATGCACGGCCTCAACACGCTGGAGCACCAGCCGGCCAAGGTGGCGGCGATGGAAGGCCACTGGCGCAACGAGCCGGGCGCCGGCGCGCCGCTGATCCTGTTCGGCTGGCCCGACATGGAGGCCGAGGTGACGCGCTACAAGCTGGAAATCCCCCGGCTGGGCGGCCTCATCCTCACCCACAGCCTCGACGGCCAGTACCAGGCCCTCAGCGAGTTCCCGAAGGAGGACCGGCCGAATTCCACGGTGGTGTTCTGGTCGTTCCGCGTCATGGTGGGATTGGGCATGCTGATGCTGGTGCTGGGCCTTGCGAGCGCCTGGCTGCGCTGGCGCGGCAGCTTCTACGAACAGCGCTGGTTCCTGCGCTTTGCCACCTGGATGGGGCCGTCCGGCCTGATCGCCATCCTGGCCGGCTGGTACACCACCGAGATCGGCCGCCAGCCGTGGATCGTCTATGGCGTCATGCGCACCAAGGACGCCGTGTCGAACCATTCGGCGCCGGTGCTGTCGGCCACGCTGATCGCCTTCATCGTCATGTATTTCGCCGTGTTCGGCACCGGCGTCAGCTACATGCTGAAGCTGGTGGCCAAGGGGCCGGAGACCAGCGACGACGGCGAGCCGCCGCACGACGAGGGCCAAGCGAAGAGGCCGGCCCGTCCGCTCTCCGCTGCGCCCGACGACGTCGACCCGGCGATCAACTGA
- a CDS encoding 2'-5' RNA ligase family protein, whose amino-acid sequence MPYAICIKCLNDTAAPILKLWDEASAFEVTASMTALNYPPHLTLAVFPDHPGRIVDGLDEVFAAQPKLTIAFDGVAYFDNDLLVLWARPRRNDALMALHEKLHRHIAPALCDPHYREGNWVPHCSLATKVPRAEVKAAIAWARQKRLDFKVEFDTADFVEFPPVRVERSYRLR is encoded by the coding sequence ATGCCCTATGCCATCTGCATCAAGTGCCTGAACGATACGGCCGCTCCCATCCTGAAGCTCTGGGACGAGGCAAGCGCCTTCGAGGTCACCGCCTCGATGACCGCCCTCAACTATCCGCCGCACCTCACGCTGGCCGTCTTCCCCGACCATCCGGGCCGCATCGTCGACGGGCTGGACGAGGTGTTCGCCGCCCAGCCCAAGCTGACCATCGCCTTCGACGGCGTCGCCTATTTCGACAACGACCTGCTGGTGCTGTGGGCGAGACCGCGCCGCAACGATGCCCTGATGGCGCTGCACGAGAAGCTGCATCGACACATCGCCCCCGCCCTCTGCGATCCGCATTACCGCGAGGGCAACTGGGTGCCCCACTGCAGCCTCGCCACCAAGGTGCCGCGCGCCGAGGTCAAGGCAGCGATCGCATGGGCGAGGCAGAAGCGGCTGGATTTCAAGGTCGAGTTCGACACGGCGGACTTCGTCGAGTTCCCGCCCGTCAGGGTGGAGCGGAGCTACCGGCTGCGGTGA
- a CDS encoding AAA family ATPase translates to MCDHLFVVTGGPGAGKSTLIEALSRRGVGSMPEAGRAIIRDQVAIGGAALPWGDRALYAELMLGWELRSFHEAEAMAGPVVMDRGVPDIAGYLTLIGLPVPAHVEEAARRFRYNRAVYLAPYWEAIFAQDAERKQDKAEAEATCRAVAATYARLGYELIELPFASVEARADFVMERVGR, encoded by the coding sequence ATGTGTGACCATTTGTTTGTCGTGACCGGCGGCCCCGGCGCGGGCAAGAGCACGTTGATCGAGGCGTTGTCGCGGCGCGGCGTCGGCAGCATGCCGGAGGCCGGGCGGGCGATCATTCGCGATCAGGTGGCGATCGGCGGGGCGGCGCTGCCCTGGGGCGACCGCGCCCTCTATGCCGAGCTGATGCTGGGCTGGGAGCTGCGCTCCTTCCACGAGGCCGAGGCGATGGCCGGGCCGGTGGTGATGGACCGGGGCGTTCCCGACATCGCCGGCTACCTGACGCTGATCGGCCTTCCGGTGCCGGCCCACGTGGAAGAGGCGGCGCGGCGGTTCCGCTACAACCGCGCCGTCTATCTCGCCCCCTACTGGGAGGCGATCTTCGCCCAGGACGCCGAGCGCAAGCAGGACAAGGCCGAGGCCGAGGCGACCTGCCGCGCGGTGGCGGCCACCTATGCCCGGCTCGGCTACGAGCTGATCGAGCTGCCGTTCGCCAGCGTGGAGGCGCGGGCCGATTTCGTGATGGAGCGGGTGGGGCGCTGA
- the def gene encoding peptide deformylase, with the protein MTEVDEDIPEGAARASIVTGSRTTLQIAESVLRMVAKPVPEEMIGSETLRRLVEEMWMCMLDAGGVGIAAPQVGISWRLFIGSAMNILPSTVFINPEVEYFGEASVLGEEGCLSVPGWRSAKVLRHPKVIVRYRDLTGAARVATYEGLAARIVQHEFDHLNGKLFIDLDETPDVDHPLRRRALRAMQEMDTRLKEAEDA; encoded by the coding sequence ATGACCGAGGTTGACGAAGATATTCCCGAGGGCGCGGCGCGCGCCTCCATCGTGACCGGCAGCCGGACGACGTTGCAGATCGCCGAGTCGGTGTTGCGCATGGTGGCGAAGCCGGTGCCCGAGGAGATGATCGGCTCGGAGACGCTGCGCCGCCTCGTCGAGGAAATGTGGATGTGCATGCTCGATGCCGGCGGCGTCGGCATCGCGGCGCCGCAGGTCGGCATCTCCTGGCGCCTGTTCATCGGCTCGGCGATGAACATCCTGCCGTCGACCGTGTTCATCAACCCCGAGGTCGAGTATTTCGGCGAGGCCTCGGTGCTGGGCGAGGAAGGCTGCCTGAGCGTGCCCGGCTGGCGCTCGGCCAAGGTGTTGCGCCACCCCAAGGTGATCGTGCGCTACCGCGACCTGACCGGCGCCGCCCGCGTTGCGACCTATGAGGGGCTGGCGGCGCGGATCGTCCAGCACGAGTTCGACCACCTCAACGGCAAGCTGTTCATCGACCTCGACGAAACCCCGGATGTCGACCACCCGCTGCGGCGGCGGGCGCTGAGGGCCATGCAGGAGATGGACACGCGGTTGAAGGAGGCGGAGGACGCCTGA
- the cydB gene encoding cytochrome d ubiquinol oxidase subunit II codes for MGIDLPLLWAIIIAFGLMMYVIMDGFDLGIGILFPFVRDREDRDTMVNSVAPVWDGNETWLVLGGAALMAAFPIAYAVVLSALYLPLMLMLAGLIWRGVAFEFRFKADESHKPFWDKAFIWGSYIATVSQGVALGAFINGFPVEGGAYAGGVFDWLTPFSLFTGLGLVVAYALLGSTWLVMKTEGGLQARMRQLGKPVTVAVLATIVAVSIWTPLAHPDIAGRWFALPNLYYLAPVPVCVALVGWLLIRTLAADTHAAPFVLALALLFLGYSGLAISLWPNIIPPSMSIWQAAAPPQSMGFALVGALFIIPFILGYTAWSYYVFRGKVKAGEGYH; via the coding sequence ATGGGCATCGATCTTCCTCTCCTGTGGGCCATCATCATCGCCTTCGGCCTGATGATGTACGTCATCATGGACGGCTTCGACCTCGGCATCGGCATACTCTTCCCCTTCGTGCGCGACCGTGAGGACCGCGACACCATGGTCAACAGCGTGGCGCCGGTGTGGGACGGCAACGAGACCTGGCTGGTGCTGGGCGGCGCGGCGCTGATGGCCGCCTTTCCCATCGCCTATGCCGTGGTGCTCAGCGCGCTCTACCTGCCGCTGATGCTGATGCTGGCCGGCCTCATCTGGCGCGGCGTCGCCTTCGAGTTCCGCTTCAAGGCCGACGAGAGCCACAAGCCCTTCTGGGACAAGGCGTTCATCTGGGGCTCCTACATCGCCACCGTCTCGCAGGGCGTGGCGCTGGGCGCCTTCATCAACGGCTTTCCGGTGGAGGGCGGCGCCTATGCCGGCGGCGTGTTCGACTGGCTGACGCCGTTCAGCCTGTTCACCGGGCTCGGCCTCGTCGTCGCCTACGCGCTGCTCGGCTCGACCTGGCTGGTGATGAAGACCGAGGGCGGCTTGCAGGCCCGCATGCGTCAGTTGGGCAAGCCGGTGACGGTGGCGGTGCTGGCGACCATCGTCGCCGTCAGCATCTGGACGCCGCTCGCCCACCCGGACATCGCCGGGCGCTGGTTCGCGCTGCCCAACCTCTACTACCTCGCGCCGGTGCCGGTGTGCGTGGCGCTGGTGGGCTGGTTGTTGATCCGCACGCTTGCCGCCGACACCCACGCCGCGCCCTTCGTGCTGGCGCTGGCGCTGCTGTTCCTGGGCTATTCCGGGCTGGCGATCAGCCTGTGGCCGAACATCATCCCGCCGTCGATGTCGATCTGGCAGGCCGCAGCCCCGCCGCAAAGCATGGGCTTCGCCCTGGTCGGCGCGCTGTTCATCATCCCCTTCATCCTCGGGTACACCGCGTGGTCCTACTACGTGTTCCGCGGCAAGGTGAAAGCGGGGGAGGGCTACCACTGA
- a CDS encoding TetR/AcrR family transcriptional regulator, with translation MKVSREQMAENRRRILDVAGRLFKDKGFDAVSVAEVMKAAGLTHGGFYGHFSSKDDLVAQTLAHALAADSFGEGEFSDFIRAYLAPRHRDDAAGGCPTAGLVAAIRHQTPAAKAAMTQGLRAQIARIETALPDAAPTDRHRAAIGSWAAMVGAVILARAIDDPALSDDILEQTRSWIEVRAS, from the coding sequence ATGAAGGTGAGTCGAGAGCAGATGGCCGAAAACCGGCGCCGGATTCTGGACGTGGCCGGCCGGCTGTTCAAGGACAAGGGGTTCGATGCGGTGAGCGTCGCGGAAGTGATGAAGGCCGCCGGCCTGACCCATGGCGGCTTCTATGGCCACTTCAGTTCGAAGGACGATCTGGTGGCGCAGACCCTTGCTCATGCCCTTGCCGCCGACAGTTTCGGGGAGGGCGAGTTCAGCGATTTCATCCGCGCCTACCTGGCGCCACGCCATCGCGACGACGCGGCCGGCGGCTGCCCGACGGCAGGTCTCGTCGCGGCCATTCGCCACCAGACTCCGGCCGCCAAAGCCGCCATGACACAAGGACTGCGCGCACAGATCGCCCGCATCGAGACAGCGCTTCCGGATGCGGCCCCGACGGACCGGCATCGCGCGGCAATCGGCAGTTGGGCGGCGATGGTGGGGGCTGTCATCCTCGCCCGGGCCATCGACGATCCCGCGCTGTCCGACGACATCCTGGAGCAGACGCGCTCCTGGATCGAAGTCCGCGCCAGCTAA
- a CDS encoding DUF2474 domain-containing protein has protein sequence MAGEKTTKGLWFRRVGWLVAIWAGSILALGVVAMAFRLLMNLAGMKS, from the coding sequence ATGGCCGGCGAGAAGACGACCAAGGGGCTGTGGTTCCGCCGCGTCGGCTGGCTGGTGGCCATCTGGGCCGGCAGCATCCTGGCGCTCGGCGTGGTGGCCATGGCCTTCCGCCTGCTGATGAACCTTGCGGGAATGAAGAGCTGA
- the hemA gene encoding 5-aminolevulinate synthase — MDTTQHFNTLLDDMKRDGRYRTFAELERRAGAFPAALWHRPDGETREVTVWCSNDYLGMGQHPDVLAAMHAALDLSGAGAGGTRNISGTHHQHVALEAELADLHGKEAALIFTSGWISNLAALGTLGRVLPGCVIFSDAQNHNSMIEGIRRSGAEKRIFRHNDAAHLDELMAAVDPDRPKIVAFESVYSMDGDIAPIAAICDVADRYGALTYLDEVHAVGLYGPQGGGIADRDGLAHRLTIIEGTLAKAFGVMGGYISGPAALIDVVRSLAESFIFSTSLCPHLAAGARAAISHVRSHPEDRARQAANAARLKAMLMEAGLPVLDTPSHILPVIVGDAHLCRRISERLIAEHAIYVQPINYPTVARGQERLRITPTPFHTEAHMRTLVAALQSIGRDLGWPAKRKG; from the coding sequence ATGGACACCACCCAGCATTTCAACACCCTGCTCGACGACATGAAGCGCGACGGCCGCTACCGCACCTTCGCCGAGCTCGAGCGCCGGGCCGGCGCCTTTCCCGCCGCCCTCTGGCACCGGCCGGACGGCGAGACGCGGGAGGTCACCGTCTGGTGCTCGAACGACTATCTCGGCATGGGCCAGCACCCCGACGTGCTCGCCGCCATGCACGCCGCGCTCGACCTGTCCGGCGCCGGTGCCGGCGGCACCCGCAACATCTCCGGCACGCACCACCAGCACGTGGCGCTGGAAGCCGAGCTGGCCGACCTCCACGGCAAGGAGGCGGCGCTGATCTTCACCTCCGGCTGGATCTCCAATCTGGCGGCGCTCGGCACGCTCGGCCGCGTCCTGCCGGGCTGCGTCATCTTCTCCGACGCCCAGAACCACAACTCGATGATCGAGGGCATCCGCCGCTCGGGCGCCGAAAAGCGCATCTTCCGCCACAACGACGCCGCCCATCTCGACGAACTGATGGCCGCCGTCGACCCCGACCGCCCCAAGATCGTCGCCTTCGAGAGCGTCTATTCCATGGATGGCGACATCGCGCCGATCGCCGCCATCTGCGACGTCGCCGACAGATACGGCGCCCTCACCTATCTCGACGAGGTCCACGCCGTCGGCCTCTACGGCCCGCAGGGCGGCGGCATCGCCGACCGCGACGGCCTCGCGCACCGGCTGACCATCATCGAGGGCACGCTGGCCAAGGCCTTCGGCGTCATGGGCGGCTACATCAGCGGCCCCGCCGCGCTCATCGACGTCGTGCGCAGCCTGGCCGAAAGCTTCATCTTCAGCACCTCGCTCTGCCCGCATCTCGCCGCCGGCGCGCGCGCCGCCATCAGCCACGTGCGCAGCCACCCCGAAGACCGCGCGCGGCAAGCCGCCAACGCCGCCCGCCTCAAGGCCATGCTGATGGAGGCCGGCTTGCCGGTGCTCGACACGCCGAGCCACATCCTCCCCGTCATCGTCGGCGACGCCCACCTCTGCCGCCGCATCAGCGAGCGCCTGATCGCCGAGCACGCCATCTACGTCCAGCCGATCAACTACCCGACGGTGGCGCGCGGCCAGGAGCGCCTGCGCATCACCCCGACACCCTTCCACACCGAAGCCCACATGCGCACCCTCGTCGCCGCCCTCCAATCCATCGGCCGCGACCTCGGCTGGCCAGCTAAGCGCAAAGGCTGA
- a CDS encoding SDR family NAD(P)-dependent oxidoreductase, giving the protein MSHAPAVLITGASTGIGATYAERFARRGHDLVLVARDAARMEALASRLRQDSGVAIDILPADLTQASDLARVETRLREDARIGILINNAGTAIGGSFVEQSTDDMARLVALNATALVRLAGAIAPRLAEAGNGAIINIGSVVGLAPEFGMTVYGATKAFVLFLSQGLALELGPKGVYVQAVLPATTRTEIWQHVGTDVDAMTNVMEVGDLVDAALVGFDRREPVTIPPLHDDGQWNALEAARKAMLGNIVNARPAERYRSPA; this is encoded by the coding sequence ATGAGCCACGCTCCCGCAGTCCTGATTACCGGCGCCTCCACCGGCATTGGCGCCACCTACGCCGAACGCTTCGCCCGGCGCGGGCACGACCTCGTGCTGGTGGCCCGCGACGCCGCTCGCATGGAAGCGCTGGCGAGCCGCCTCCGCCAGGACTCCGGCGTGGCGATCGACATCCTCCCGGCCGACCTGACGCAGGCGTCGGACCTCGCCAGGGTCGAGACCAGACTGCGCGAGGATGCGCGCATCGGCATCCTGATCAACAATGCCGGCACGGCCATCGGCGGCAGCTTCGTCGAGCAGAGTACGGACGACATGGCCCGTCTCGTCGCGCTCAACGCCACCGCGCTCGTCCGGCTTGCCGGCGCGATCGCCCCGCGTCTTGCCGAGGCGGGCAACGGCGCCATCATCAACATCGGTTCGGTGGTCGGCCTTGCCCCCGAGTTCGGCATGACCGTCTACGGGGCGACCAAGGCCTTCGTGCTGTTCCTGTCGCAGGGGCTCGCCCTGGAACTTGGCCCGAAGGGCGTCTACGTGCAGGCGGTGCTTCCCGCCACGACCCGAACCGAGATCTGGCAGCACGTCGGCACCGACGTCGACGCCATGACCAACGTCATGGAGGTGGGCGACCTGGTGGACGCGGCGCTGGTCGGCTTCGACCGTCGCGAGCCGGTGACCATTCCCCCGCTTCACGACGACGGCCAGTGGAACGCCCTCGAGGCCGCGCGCAAGGCCATGCTCGGCAACATCGTCAACGCGCGTCCCGCCGAGCGCTATCGCTCGCCCGCCTGA
- a CDS encoding aminotransferase-like domain-containing protein, protein MWKPRLIEGARAKYLGIVEALESDIRSGRVARGDRLPAQRAIAEALGVDLTTVTRAFNEARRRGLVAAQAGRGTFICETADDAGGDVAPPLIDLSMNIPPQPASFDFRKLLPQGIAGVLANPNGLLRLHYQDSTGSEADRQAGAGWLARRVAGVTADRVVVAGGAQCALYALSELLLGRGDVVAAGAMTYPGLKAVALEKGLAIEPLDMDEKGILPEAFEAACRRRAPKLLYVIPSIDNPTTATLPEERRRAIVAIARRHEVTIVEDDPYAPLRPDRLVSMAELAPDLVWHIATLSKCATPALRVAYVLAPGAASALRLAGVLRATSLMAPPLMSALVSRWIVEGALDELAGAISAENAARQALAATILGAAVYAADPHGHHLWLRLPAHWRAADFAEHADRAGVSIVPASAFATLAQPVEAVRISLGVAPDRGDLEDGLIQLSSLMSQPAFATRAVV, encoded by the coding sequence ATGTGGAAGCCGCGACTGATCGAGGGCGCGCGGGCGAAATATCTCGGCATCGTCGAGGCGCTTGAGTCCGACATCCGCTCGGGCCGCGTGGCGCGCGGCGATCGCCTGCCGGCGCAGCGGGCCATCGCCGAGGCGCTCGGCGTCGACCTGACGACGGTGACGCGGGCCTTCAACGAGGCGCGGCGGCGCGGGCTGGTGGCGGCGCAGGCCGGGCGCGGCACCTTCATCTGCGAGACGGCCGACGACGCGGGCGGCGATGTCGCCCCGCCGCTGATCGACCTCAGCATGAACATTCCGCCGCAGCCGGCGAGCTTCGATTTCCGCAAGCTGCTGCCGCAGGGCATTGCCGGCGTTCTCGCCAACCCCAACGGCCTCCTCCGCCTGCACTACCAGGACAGCACGGGCTCGGAGGCCGACCGGCAGGCCGGCGCCGGCTGGCTCGCCCGCCGCGTCGCCGGGGTGACGGCCGACCGCGTGGTGGTGGCCGGCGGGGCGCAGTGCGCGCTCTACGCGCTCAGCGAATTGCTGCTCGGCCGGGGCGACGTGGTGGCCGCCGGGGCGATGACCTATCCGGGCCTGAAGGCCGTGGCGCTGGAAAAGGGGCTGGCGATCGAGCCGCTCGACATGGACGAGAAGGGCATCCTGCCCGAGGCGTTCGAGGCGGCCTGCCGGCGGCGGGCGCCCAAGCTCCTCTACGTCATTCCCAGCATCGACAACCCGACGACGGCGACGCTGCCCGAGGAGCGCCGCCGCGCCATCGTCGCCATCGCCCGCCGGCACGAGGTGACGATCGTCGAGGACGACCCTTACGCGCCGCTCCGGCCCGACCGGCTGGTGAGCATGGCGGAACTCGCGCCCGATCTCGTCTGGCACATCGCCACCTTGTCGAAATGCGCGACGCCGGCCCTGCGCGTCGCCTATGTGCTGGCGCCGGGCGCCGCCTCGGCGCTGCGGCTGGCCGGCGTGTTGCGCGCCACCAGCCTGATGGCGCCGCCGCTGATGTCGGCGCTGGTCAGTCGCTGGATCGTCGAGGGCGCGCTCGACGAGCTGGCCGGGGCGATCAGCGCCGAGAATGCCGCCCGGCAGGCGCTGGCGGCGACGATCCTCGGCGCCGCCGTCTACGCGGCCGATCCGCACGGCCATCACCTGTGGCTGCGCCTGCCGGCGCACTGGCGGGCCGCCGACTTCGCCGAGCACGCCGACCGGGCCGGCGTCTCCATCGTGCCCGCCTCGGCCTTTGCCACGCTCGCCCAACCCGTCGAGGCCGTCCGGATCTCGCTTGGCGTCGCGCCCGACCGGGGCGACCTCGAGGACGGGCTGATCCAGCTTTCAAGCCTCATGTCGCAGCCGGCGTTCGCCACACGGGCGGTGGTGTGA